In Anopheles arabiensis isolate DONGOLA chromosome 2, AaraD3, whole genome shotgun sequence, the genomic window CAGACCTTTCTCCATAGGTGTTCTTGAAGAATTACAATCTGCCATTCCAAATTTTTCAAGAAGTCGATCGATATTGGCAACTTGTGACAACTGCATAATTCCTGCATTTTTATCGTAGTCGATCTTGATTcccaaaaaatattttaaagttCCACAATCCTTCATCTCGAATATTTCCAATAGTTTCAATTTCAGCTCCATGatggtatttttgtttgtgcctgCTATTATCAAATCATCGACATATAGTACAATATATATTAAATCGTTACCTTCTTTGTTGAGCCAAGTGTAAAGGCAGTAGTCATGCTTGGAACGAACAAATTCTAGCTGCAACAGTGCGTCattgaatttttcattccaGCAACGGGGGGATTGCTTTAGCCCATACAAAGATTTTTTCAAACGGCACACCATACCCGGAGCAGCTTCTACGCCATGTGGAACTTCCATATAAATTTCTTCTTGAAGCTCGCCGTGAAGGAATGCTGTTTTGACattcatttgatgaaaataaCATCCCTTTTGGATACCAACGGCCAGTACTGTTCGAATTGTTGTTAGTTTTGCCACCGGCGCGTATGTTTCGTGATAATCCATTCCAGGCTTCTGCAGAAAACCCTTCACTACTAGTCGGGCTTTATACTTCACTGGATTACCATTCTCATCCTCCTTTACACGAAATACCCACTTGGATTTCAATGGTCTACACGATGTCGGTCGCTTCACTAATGCCCAAACATCGTTTGTTTTCATCGACAACAATTCATCCTCAATAGCTTCCATCCATAATGTACAATCTTCCCGATCCACGATTTCGCTGTACGCACATGGTGGTTCAGTTGACAACTGTCTATTTCTACCAGCTGTTGCACTAAAGCCAGTGAAATAATCACGAAATTTTCTCGGGAGCCTTCGTTCTCGTTCACTATGTCTTGTTGCTATTGATTATTCGCTTTCGCCAGTTTCGCGAGATTCATTATCACATATTGCATCGCGATATTCCtcgttattttcataaaaatcatCATGCGGTGTGGTTTCGTTTTCATCATTACGTGCGACATCTTGAAGTGCTTGCGTGATATTGGCGGCATCATCGTGTTCGTCCATGTTGGTGTTGATTTCTTCTACGTTAACAGCATCATTATTATAATCCTCCGTTTCCCCCTCTTGCTGAAAACGGATagaaataatttgtttgtcGTGATTTTCAACATCCTTCATTTCACAAAACGGGAAGCACTTCTCATTGAACTTAACGTCTCGCGCGATGATAATCTTCTCAGATCTTTGATCCCAAATACGATAACCGTTCGGAGCATAGCCGACCATTATTCCCTCAACACACTTATTGTccagtttctttcttttctgatCCGGGATCCAAGTAAAAACCTTACATCCAAAAATTCGTAGCTTTCTAAAATCTGGTTTTACCTTCAGCCAACATTCAGCAGGTGTCATATAGCCCTCTAACGCGCTTGTTGGGCTGCGGtttatcaaatattttatttattttattttatttttattttattaattgctcggccacgttgggttacagcaatagtgcttactgactatagtatacaattattcacgaaggagttggaaggagtttatggtacggaaaaggagcgaagacgggatcggtagacaggataggatatgttgaaatcgaacagatcagaagtactattaaaagacgacatagctcttacaaaaggctcattgcgagcaaaacgtgtacgacatataggtaactggagacgaaaacgataacgtaaagtgcgacaaggtgcatacaaatgtaagcgcgacagaagtgaaggagtatcaatcgtattgagcaatatgccagcgacgaaagaagcctgagcgaccgagaggcggtgctccaacttggcaaggcctaatagagtgcatctatcgtcatacgaaggaagcagaatagagtgatgacccagcgacctacgaaatacgatccttgtaaaacgtctctggatcctctcaatcatttggagcagagatagttgaacaggagaccagatgacacaggcatattcCAGTACCGAACGGACCCAACAACCATAAAGCAacttaagacaaaaaggatcacgaatttcagtggacatgcgacaaatataaccaagacttttgttggccttgttgatgacatagtccgtgtgctccttgaaagaaagactcgggtcaaagaagacgccaagatccttagacaaggacgcacggggaataggggcatcacagacactataagcatgagttatacttgtagaagatcggaagaaagacaagacagaacatttttcaggacacaggactaaaccgttagaagcacaccatgtagagaatttacagagccaggattgaaggactagacaatcagctttagaagatacaggaagaaaaattttaacgtcatccgcatatagcaagaagccgttaggaggaaggatcgaagtacagtcattgaggaagagaatgaacagtaagggactaaggacactaccttgagggacacccgaagaactaagaaaacattcagagaaagagccacagattttaactgcatatgaacgattctcaagataggagtagaaccacggcaatatagagccaccgaaacctagttttcgaagcttagcaacaagtaatgatagaggtatactgtcaaatgccgctttgaaatcggtatagatagtgtctacttgcttaccactagacagatagtgatatagagaagacaaaaacacattaggttggtggacactgagcgattgggcataaagccgtgttgttccgtagaaatataattttttacacaaggcattacagataaatggacaattgactcgaggattttagaacacgcacaaataatagaaatgcctctgtagtttgatgctagtgtgcggtcacctttcttataaatgggaacaagccaagctagtttccattgactaggaaaaatccctacactaagcgagcgagaaaaaagacgagtgagaataggagtgagggtattgtcacattttttcaaaacacaggcaGGGATGCCAAATATGTAGCCGTCAACACCGCTTCTGACCACATTCGCTTTGGCATGTTGGAATCAATAAGCATGGTTCTGACCTTCTCAACCAACGTTCTGTTAAATCGTTCTGCAACACCATTCTGTTGTGGAGAGTAGGCTATCGTACACTGCAATTGAATTCCTTTTTGCTTGTAGTAGGTTAGCTGCTCACTGGAACAATATTCTCGGCCCTGATCTACGgttattttgcttatttttctcTCGAAGTGagctgctgccattgcttcATACTCTTTGAATCGCTCAAATACCTCAGACTTTCTTTTAATTGGATATACTACCGCAAAGTGCGTAAAATCATCTATGAAGCTAACAAAATATTTGGATCCGTTCCATGCAACAGGATCAAGAGGACCACACACATCTGAATGTATCCTCTCTAGTGGGCGCGTGGCTCGTACTCGGTTGCCATCAAACGGTTCTCTACAAAGTTTCCCGAGAACACACGTGTCGCAAAAACCAACCTGCTTAGGCTTTGGATCTAAACCAACTGCCATATTATGCCGCACTAAAGTGTCCATAGAGTGTTGACTTGCATGTCCAAGACGACGGTGCCATAGTGTACTCACCTCAGATGTACACATACTTGCAGATGATCCAGTCGTCTCCAGCTCTAGTTGCAACTCGTAAAGGTTTCGCCGCATATGAGCTACAGCAATCACTTCCTTCTTGTGTTTCATTATAGCCTTCTCACAGCCATTTTCGCGAGTGAAGAGAACATCAATTCCAGATTCCGACATTTTCTTGACAGAAAGTAGGTTGCTTCTCAAATCCGGTAGGTAAATTACGTTCTTGATTTCCACCGTAATGCCTTCTTTGGTTTTTCCTGTAACGCTACCTTCGTATTCGCCTACCAAAGTTACACCGTCTTTGGCAACGTCCACGACGAACGGTTCGTTAAGTTTCCTTATATTcttcaaatattttctgttGTTGATCAAGTGGTCACTGCATCCAGAATCAACGATGAAAGAGTCTACTGCGAGCTCTTTTTCTCCAATTGTAAGCTGCGATTTCACCATAAAACTCACCACgcggctacatgaggtgaaatatacagcgaaatgaactatttgacaggtgaaatatctgacagaTACAGCTAAAGAGTTGGGGGAGATACAATATCCGCTTTCGAAATTCCCTTAAAAAGAATATCTTTCTAAGCGGAACATTCCCTAGTTGCAAGAAATGATGAATTGTTGACTGAAAATTGACGAAATACTTGAtattaaagttattttaagGATTTAATTGCGATTGTGTACacgttatttatttacattgcacatcagctggttgctgtgatactttatccgtcagatatttcacctgtcaaatagttcatttcgctgtatatttcacctcgtgTAGCCTTACGGTCACAGTTTTCTCTGCCAAGACAGAGTTGGCGTTTCTGTCTTGCATTTTGGATCGACAATCCTTTTGCATGTGGCCTACTTTTCCGCATCGATGGCATTTCCCTTTGAACTTTTTCTTCTGAAAACTTCCACCGACAAAAGCTGTTGATTTTTCTTCGCCACAGTAGTCTGCTCGATCTGTTCTCTTCGATTCTTCAGCTAACAACCGATGTTTCACAATTTCTAGGGAGAGATCTTTATCGTCCATGTTTTCTAGAGCTGTCACTAATGGATCGTAACAGCTCGGCAACGTTATGAAGAGTTGAGAGACCAAATCgcttgtttccatttttgcaCCTGCAGTTTTCAACTGACGCACCAGGTCGTCGAATTCGGCAagatggtttcgcattgacgATCCTTCCTTCATACGTAACGTGGCCAACCGTTTGCGCAAGATCGTCTGGCTTACCCCCGACTTCTTTGCAAAAGTGTCTTCAAGGGCTTTCCACATTTCCTTGGCTGTTCCCTTTTCTTCGACTATGGCTAGACAATCGGCTCCAACAAATCCAACCAGCAAGGATTTTGCCTTCCGGTCCATTCGCAAAAACTTGTTCCGCGGTTCTCCGACCGCCTCAGGCACGTCTTCTTCGAGCGCCTCCCAAACTTCCGAAGCTTCCAAGAACAAACGAActcgaaaacgccattttccgTAGTTCGTTCCATTCAGCTGGGGAATGCCAGCACCTTCCTTTACTGAGGAGCCCATAACCTAAAGGAACTCTGTTTTTTGAAATACTTTGGAAGTTTTTTTAACAAGTTTCTCTTTTATGCGACCGTTCTCGTCAATGGTTGATTTGCGACTAACTAAATGAATCGATCGTTCCTACATATATTAAAGTCTACTTCGATTACACGGCTACTTCGTTTACAgtgtaaaatgccgatttatggagtgtggatgcaaaatacaaatttttaatgctaaacaaatgtttattaaacgaaaacaattcatttatcatatccaaataccaacaacattcgtcgcatttgacaactgccgtcgatcctggttttgtgtttttttctaaagcctcgatgcccaattgttctgtatgacgacacctcctttctacccattTTGGGCCAGGTAGCGCAATAATTCCAAACAGCAGGTTGGACCATACATAACATTTCCTCCCTTCTTAAAGAGGAACTACGGAGAGTATCTCAGAGGTGGGCCGCGTGTCCTGTCGCTGCGACGTAGTACTGGTGGAGTGTTTCTAGCAACTGGTTCGGGACTGCTAATCGGTGTTGCATACTCTGTACTGGATGACTCGTTTCCATCGGTGGACATGTCTGGGGAATCTTCTCCGCTGGATCGTAGTTGTGTCGGTTGGGTGTTGCCGTAGTAGTGCCTGTGTTGATTTTCTCTACCTGATCGGGTTGTCTCCGGTTCGTTCGTTACTTTGGTGGACTGATTGTTGCTCAGGAAAGATCTGATCTGATCTACATGTCGCTTCAGAAGTTTTCCTTGATATAAAACATCGTAGTGTAGGTCTCCTAAGCGAGCATGCACCGTTGCCGGTATCCACTTATCCATTTGCGAGTTACCAGATAAGCAATAGATTTGTTGTCCCGGCAAGAAAGAGCGATAATTTGCTTTGAATTCCGTATATTGCTTTTCAGTGAGTctagcgtgtgtgttttgcggtCGAACTAGATCTAAGCGTGTTCTGAAGTTTCGACCCAGGAACAGATTCGCTGGCGATTCTCCCGTTTCGTTATGAGGTGCTTTACGATATTGTTGTAAGAAGAGATTGAGGTTTGCCTGTAGGTTATGGCTTGATGTTCCCATCGCTTTCAATGTCCGCTTCACTGTCTGGACGTAGCGTTCAGCTTGTCCATTCGTCGCGGTCCATTCGGGTGGTACGGTGCGAATAGTTTATGGAATTTTACACCACTTCTTTGAAGGAACGATTTAAACTCGGCGGATGTAAATTGGGTTCCGTTATCCGACACTactccacgcaaacaatgagaccccaaattttgagtgattcaggccgaggggtatgaggaagcttgaggaagcaaggagaaacgcgctgcgatgagagttcgcattctgttttacacgcgcgcttcactaacaccaatacaaataccgtgctttggcgagccgtctgtgaatgtgtgtgtgtcttctttcagcgagctcaccaacttggatctgctcgtcacatcgtgttgtctcgctcacactacagcatcgaaccatcgctccgtatgtccccccctcctacgcgtacaaaaccaccagtacagcgcgacgctttgccggagatggttgtgcgctattcgttctaagtcccgcgcgcagtgtttgtgcgttggtgcgcatttcgtctaagtctcgtgcgccggtgtgttttggtgaagtgtgaagtaaaaaaacagtgtggacagacgcacatgcagtgcgtcaTCGACAGGTAAGGATCCATTTATTCACAGATATGTGTTTGCTGGATGGAGGTCGTACTTAGCAGGACGACGacatgatgtgtgtttttgtcagGTTCTAAATGTGTGACGAAAGTTTACattaagtttcaataaagtgtttaatgtaaccaaaaatgaccgtgtttgtgtttgcttttataaTAAGTGCGTATTTGCGATCGTGGTAATgtatgaaagaaagcgaaaaacaagaaacttttgatgtgttggtagcatggctcgaaagaacacaaacacattgagaactgcagagcgcaccgtgcgttgcgggtggggtgggggagggctcgcgtgaGTGGGTAACTCATTGGTCTAAGaggcactgtatttcgacagcgtcactcaaatcactcaaaaaatacacttattttgccggacgggtcattttttattacattaaatactttattgaaacataaagtacacaaaTAAAGTacaaatgtgtactttagacatttagaatccttcatactcacgaatgacgtcataccgggtcgagccaggctgcgggaaacttgtcgacaatctgcgttgactctgttcagcaaattcttacctgtcgatccacgcactgcatgtgcgtctgtgcacactgtttattcactgcacacttcaccaaaacacaccggcgcacgagacttagacgaaatgcgcaccaacgcacaaacactgcgcgcgggacttagaacgaaacgcgcacaaccatcttcggcaaagcgtcgcgctgtactggtggttttgtacgcgtaggagggggggacatacggagcgatggttcgatgctgtagtgtaagcgagacacacacattcacagacggctcgtcaaagcacggttgTTGACGCCGTCAACCGTCAATTCAGATGCAAAAGCCTCcttctcgtgcgccggtgtgttttgatgaAGTGTGAAGTGAACAGTGTGTACTGACGcatcccgtccggcaaaatgagtgtattttttgagtgatttgagttacgctgtcgaaatacagtgtctcttcgacgaatgagttacaccctcgcgcgagccctccccctccccacccgtaacgcacggtgcgctctgcagttctcaatgtgtttgtgttctttcgagccatgctacgaacacatgtaaagatagttgtttctttcgtttctcgttttctttcatgcatagacacgatcgcaaatacgcacttattctaacaacaaacacaaacacgctcatttttcatttcattaaacactttattgaaacataaagtacactttcacaacacattcagAATCTATCATATACACGAATGGCGTCATACTgcaaagtaccgggtcgagccaggctgcgggaaacttgtcgacattttgcgttgactctgttcatcaaattcttacctgtcgatccacgcactgcatgtgcgtctgtgcacactgtttattcactgcacacttcaccaaaacaaaccggcgcacgagactttgaacgaaatgcgcatcaacgcacaaacactgcgcgcgggagaacaaaacgcgcacaaccatctccgtcaaagcgtcgcgctgtactggtggttttgtacgcgtaggagggggggggacatacggagcgatggttcgatgctgtagtgtaagcgagacaacacgatgtgacgagcagctccaagttgagctcgctgaaagaagacacacacacattcacagacggctcgtcaaagcacggtatttgtattggtgttagtgaagcgcgcgtgtaaaacagaatgcgaactctcatcgcagcgcgtttctccgtgcttcctcaagcttcctcatacccctcggcctgaatcactcaaaatttggggtctcattgtttgcgtggataTGCAGTGGGTGGAttgacaggtaagaatttactAAACAGAGGCATCGctgattgtcgacaagtttctcgcagcctggctcgacccggtactttACACTATGACGCCATTCGTGAGTAtaaaggattctaaatgtgttgtgcaagtgtactttatgtttcaataaagtgtttaatgtaataaaaaatgaccgtgtttgtgtttgttgttagaataagtgcgtatttgcgatcgtgtctatgcatgaaagaaaacgagaaacgaaagaaacaactatctttacatgtgttcgtagcatggctcgaaagaacacaaacacattgagaactgccgagcgcaccgtgcgttacgggtggggtgggggagggctcgcgtgaGTGGGTAACTCATTGGTCTAAggggcactgtatttcgacagcgtcactcaaatcactcaaaaaatacactcattttgccggacgggaatAAAAAATGGAAGCGTAGAAATGACACGCACACTATTACCTTAGCATgcggctcgaaagaacacgaACACATTGACAACAGcggagcgcaccgtgcgttacgggtggggtgggggagggctcgcgtgaGTGGGTAACTCATTGGTCGAAgggacactgtatttcgacagcgtcactcaaatcactcaaaaaatacactcattttgccggacgggctGTTATTGGCGCACCATACGTAGCAAACAGTCCATCTAGCAGATCAATGGTGGCCGAAGATGTTGTGGAGTGCGTTATTTTTACTTCGACCCTCTTGCTGTACGCGTCAACCACCAGCAATAACATCGCTCCTGATACGGGGGTCCTGATTCAGGGTAGTCGATGTGTATTCTCTCCCAAGGGTTGGATGGGTACTCCGAATGGTGATTACTGAACTTCGGTGGTGCTGTCGCTTGTTGTGCGCATTGTACACACGATTTGGCGGTTCGCTCGATTTCCATATCTATCCCTGGCCAGTGGACTTAGGAACGTGCCATCGATTTCATTTTTACGATACCAATGTGCCCAGTATGTAGGTCGTTCAGGATCGCTGGGCGAAGGATGGTTGGCATAACAACCCGGTGTTCAAATAGCAGGCAGCCAGCTACCAAGGTATACTTTGCTTCTGGTGCTTTGTATCCAGCGTGTGCAAGACTTCGCCCCATTTTTCCCGAGGTGAGGATCTTTGCGAGTCTCGTGCGCGATGTGTTCTGCTCGTACTGGCAGCTGTTGGATCTGGTGCAAGACAAAGCTCTCAAACTCATCTTGGGCATTTCCTCCCTCATGAAGAGAAACGCAATTGACATCAGATAGCGTAGATGTACTTGGGATACGGGAACAATAGTCGGCATTGGtattttggtttgttggtCTGTATTCAATTGTAAAATTGAAGTGTGACAAATAGTCGGCATAATTCACCATCCGACTGATGCATAGGGTTGGTAATGATTTTTCCGGGTGAAAAATTTGAGTCAGCGGTTTATGGTCTGTGATCAGTATGAACTTGCGTGCATACAAGTAGTGAAACAAATTCTTAATGGCCCACACGATTTCCAAAACTTCTTTATCAATGACCGGATAGCGTTGCTCGGTTGATGCAGCTCGCGTAGGCGATTGGACGTTCTGTTCCGTTACTCAGACGGTGAGAAAGAACTGCACCTAAGCCAGGTTTGCTCGCATCTGTAGCTAGAATTAGCGGTAAGGTTGGGTCATATTGCATGAGGACCTGTGGTAATATTAATGTTTCTTTCACGTCTCGGTATGATTCGTCTGCTTCTGGTGACCATTCAAAATTGCTTGTTTGTAACATGTCACGCAGCACTTTTGTTCTCGCAGAGCGATTGCCGAATAATAAGTTGCTTTGCCTAAAAAAGTTGCAACTCTTCTGCTGTCGATTGTCTTggtcagtgctgcaaaatgtcactatcaatgtcataaaaaaatctgactgaaacaaaatccatatcagcgtcacgtactctattgtgataatcagaggatactcagaacgattggtgtgactaacacatgctcatgacatgtttgcgaccatcgcttggtcagtcgcTTTCTTTCGGATTGCAATGAGTTCAGACACACTTACGAATCCgttgttcaattttttttatttcttactttctttttatgcaCCTGCGGGAGAGTGCGAAAcgacaaagaaaagaaaacacacacacacctcctcctccccatGGTGTTTTTCGCAATGTGATCGTAGGAGAACGcgaacgcaaaaacacacacacaaaaccacgcacgcacgcaggcaagcacacaaacacacaccccacTCCTCCCTCCTCGTGTTTTCGCAAGGTGATTCCGGAGGAGAtcgcgaaacagcaaaaaacacacacgctatTGAGCGTATTGAGCGAGCGCAGTAAACACAACCGTTGCTGTCGACTGCCAATGCTCAACTGAGGTTTTTATTCTACATTCTAGTTCAAGATATTTACAAGTGTACAGTTGTATATGTGAATACATTAAGCACGGTTTCCACGTATTGAATTGGTATCTCAACACTCCCCCTCAATTCAATATCCCTAACAATCCTAAGTTCATTCTTTGCATAGTGAAACTTTGTCTAGGCAAACCTTTCGTCATTCAGCCTGTTGTTCTGCTGAAGCAATGTACTTTAAAACGATCTTTCCGCTCTGGATTCTATCTCTTATAAAAAGATGCTTCACACTCATATGCTTCAGCCGACCTAAGTTTCGTTCATCTGCAGCTACACGTATTGTGGACTGATTATCCTCATAATAAGAAACTGGGGAGTGAGTGTCAGTGTAATCAAAACCCTGTCTTTGCGAAAAACCGCGGGCTACTAAACGAGCCTTGTATCTAACTTCTTGTTCATTTTCCCTCTTTATCTTGAAAACCCATTTGcatgatattgtttttctaCCTTTTGGGAGTTGTACTAAAGACCATGTTTTGTTACTCTCAAGCAAATTCATTTCATCTTGGACTGCTATTTTCCACTTATTCCAATCAGGCCTATTCTTTGCTTATTCTAAAGATCGCGGTAAATCGTTCACAAAAGTTGTTGCACTTAATGCAAACCCCACATAATCCACCTTATAGTTTTCATGCCATCCGGGTGGTTTACGTTCTCTATCAGATCGACGACTCGATGATTCTGCTTCTTCGCGTTCATCAGATCGATCATCCATCGCTTCTTCTTCGTCGCATGTCCGGAAACTTTCGTCTACTGTGCTCGGTTCAGATGTTTCACCAGATTTCTCGATTTGCACATTTGGTTCGTCATCATCGTTTTCATCGTCAGAGATGTGCTGCAAAATATTAACTGGAGAATTAGTTATAGAACTTGATGTCACCTTTAGCTATGTTGCTCGTTGGGTTTCCTCAAAAACGACATCTCTTGCCACGACGATTTTCTTCAACAGAGGGTGCCAAATGCGATAGCCACAATGACTATAACCGACTAAAAGTCCTTTCCATGATTTCGAATCAAGTTTCTTCCGGCACTCCTTCGGAATGTGAACATGTAGTGTAGAACCGAAAATACGCAGATTACGAACATCGGGTTTAACACCTTCCCACATCTCGTACGGTGTCTTTCCACTATCGATCGCATTTGAAGGACTGCGATTAGTTAAGTATGCCGCTGTCTGCACTGCAGTTCCCCAAAACTCCTTTCCGATACCACTATCGCCAAGCATTGAACGAGCCTTTTCAACTAATGTTCTATTCATACGTTCGCTTACACCATTTTGCTCGGGCGAGTAAGGTACAGTCCATTCCACTTGGATTCCTTTGTCAGAGCAAAAACTCAAGaaactttcatttttatattctCCACCGTTATCACATCGGATTCTGGATATTCTTTTACCAAATTTTGCACTAACAATCGCTTCGTATTTTTGGAAATActttttcacttcacttttgttttgcataagAAAAACCATTGTGTATCGGCTCCAATCATCaataaatgtaacaaaataatttgcGCCATTATTGTCCACTGGACTATTATGTCCACATACATCGGAATGTATTAATACAAGCACACGAcgtgattgtttttcttctcgcgAGTGAAACGGTTTCCGAGTTTGCTTACCTGTATTGCATGAttcacaaaacacattttcgttTCCGAGGCTTCTTTTGTCCGACACATCCAAACCGCGAACCATATCACCTTTCATCAGCTTATCCAAATTTTTGAAACTAAGATGGCCAAATCGACAATGCCATTGTTCTAGGTTCCGTGGAATTTGTCCACAAGAATAATACGCCTCATGTGTGTTCGAATTGTTGAAATTCAACCAATACAGTTTTCCACGTAACTCTCCTTTCACTATTAATTTCCCTCGTTTTGTTAACACTTCTACGCACCCATCAtcaaaaataactttaaaaccactattttttattttccgtaTGGATATTAAATTTGTAGGAGCTTCCGGCACATACAAAACGTTTTTCAAGGTAACTGGAATTTCATCGCTACCACCACGATCAAATACTATATCACCTTCATGCCAAGCTGTAATAAACTGATTTTCTTTCGCGACCGAAATATTCACTGGTGAACTTAATTTCCTTAACTCGCGAAATAAACTCTTATTATTCGATATATGCTCCGACGACCCAGAATCGACAATCCATGTTCCGtccaaggataatgtatttagaaggttgatttttatcgcttttgctgggcgacattgtgggggac contains:
- the LOC120897660 gene encoding uncharacterized protein LOC120897660, with translation MCRTKEASETKMCFVNHAIQHISDDENDDDEPNVQIEKSGETSEPSTVDESFRTCDEEEAMDDRSDEREEAESSSRRSDRERKPPGWHENYKVDYVGFALSATTFVNDLPRSLE